Proteins encoded within one genomic window of [Enterobacter] lignolyticus SCF1:
- a CDS encoding DUF3302 domain-containing protein, translated as MFLNYFALGVLIFVFLVIFYGIIILHDIPYLIAKSRNHPHADAIHVAGWVSLFTLHVIWPFLWIWATLYRPERGWGMQHSPQSEQSQEPQAPQDETLAELRQRIEALEQKLNS; from the coding sequence ATGTTTCTTAATTACTTTGCGCTGGGTGTTCTTATATTTGTTTTTCTGGTGATATTTTATGGGATTATTATTCTCCATGATATTCCCTATCTTATTGCTAAATCTCGCAACCACCCCCATGCCGACGCAATCCACGTTGCAGGATGGGTGAGCTTATTTACGCTGCATGTCATTTGGCCATTTCTCTGGATTTGGGCCACGCTTTACCGCCCGGAACGGGGCTGGGGAATGCAGCACTCACCACAATCAGAGCAGTCGCAAGAACCTCAAGCGCCACAGGATGAAACGCTGGCAGAGCTGAGACAGCGCATCGAAGCGCTTGAGCAAAAACTTAATTCATAA
- a CDS encoding HlyD family secretion protein: MDLLIILTYVALAWSIFKIFKIPVNKWTVPTAALGGVFLVGALILFMNYNHPYTFLAQKAVISIPITPQVTGVVSEVTDKQNTMIRKGEVLFKIDPARYQSRVDRLQADLVTAIHNIEAMKGQLAEAIADTERVSAERDRLFKDYQRYLQGSRAKVNPFSQSDIDNARQNFLAQDAMVKASLANQAQIKSQLESMQNGEQSQIVSLRAQLREAQYNLDQTTIRAPSDGYVTQVLIRPGTYAAALPLRPVMVFIPEQKRQIIAQFRQNSLLRLKPGDEAEAVFNALPGQVFTGKLDKILPVVPGGSYQAQGTLQSLTVTPGTDGVLAVIDLDPNVDVDALPDGIYAQVAVYSEHFHHLSVMRKVLLRMTSWMHYLYLDH; this comes from the coding sequence ATGGATCTGCTCATTATTCTGACCTATGTCGCGCTGGCGTGGTCAATATTTAAGATCTTCAAAATTCCCGTTAATAAATGGACGGTGCCCACCGCGGCGTTGGGCGGCGTATTTCTGGTCGGCGCCCTGATTCTGTTTATGAACTACAACCACCCTTACACGTTCCTCGCCCAGAAGGCGGTGATTTCTATTCCCATCACGCCGCAGGTTACCGGAGTCGTCAGTGAAGTTACCGATAAACAAAATACGATGATTCGCAAGGGCGAAGTGTTATTTAAAATCGATCCGGCGCGTTACCAGTCGCGAGTGGACAGGCTGCAGGCGGATCTGGTGACCGCTATCCATAACATCGAAGCCATGAAGGGACAGCTGGCCGAAGCGATTGCCGATACCGAGCGGGTTTCCGCCGAGCGCGATCGTCTGTTTAAGGACTATCAGCGCTACCTGCAGGGCAGCCGGGCGAAGGTGAACCCGTTCTCACAAAGCGATATCGATAACGCCCGTCAGAACTTTCTGGCGCAGGATGCGATGGTGAAAGCGTCGCTGGCAAACCAGGCGCAAATTAAGAGCCAACTGGAAAGTATGCAGAACGGGGAGCAGTCGCAAATCGTCAGCCTGCGCGCCCAGCTTCGGGAAGCGCAGTATAACCTCGATCAGACAACGATTCGCGCGCCGAGCGATGGTTACGTCACTCAGGTGCTGATTCGCCCCGGCACCTACGCCGCCGCGCTGCCGCTGCGCCCGGTGATGGTGTTTATTCCTGAGCAGAAAAGGCAGATTATCGCTCAGTTCCGGCAAAATTCGCTGCTGCGCCTGAAGCCGGGCGACGAGGCTGAAGCGGTGTTTAACGCGCTGCCAGGCCAGGTGTTTACCGGCAAACTGGATAAGATACTGCCGGTGGTGCCAGGCGGCTCGTACCAGGCGCAGGGGACGCTGCAGTCGCTGACGGTGACGCCGGGTACCGACGGCGTGCTGGCGGTGATTGATTTGGACCCCAATGTGGACGTGGACGCGTTGCCGGACGGCATCTACGCGCAGGTCGCGGTCTATTCCGAACATTTCCATCATTTATCGGTTATGCGCAAAGTGCTGTTGCGAATGACGAGCTGGATGCATTATCTCTACCTTGACCACTAA
- a CDS encoding glutathione S-transferase, which translates to MKLIGSYTSPFVRKISVLLLEKGIPFEFINELPYNAENGVARYNPLGKVPALVTDDGECWFDSPIIAQYIELLNITPAMVPREPKAALHIRQLESLADGIMDAGLTIVRELARPAAQQSETELLRQREKITRSLDALEGYAADGTLKADETNLATIAVACAIGYLNFRHVSPGWCAARPHLVKLVDTLFQRDSFARTEPPKA; encoded by the coding sequence ATGAAACTGATCGGCAGCTACACCAGCCCTTTTGTTCGTAAGATTTCCGTACTCCTGCTTGAGAAGGGTATCCCCTTCGAATTTATCAACGAACTGCCCTACAACGCTGAGAACGGCGTTGCCCGCTATAACCCTCTGGGGAAGGTCCCGGCGCTGGTGACCGATGACGGCGAGTGCTGGTTCGACTCGCCGATTATCGCCCAGTACATTGAGCTGCTGAATATCACGCCGGCGATGGTGCCGCGCGAGCCGAAAGCCGCCCTGCATATCCGCCAGTTGGAATCCCTCGCTGACGGCATTATGGACGCGGGGCTGACGATTGTCCGCGAACTGGCGCGGCCAGCGGCGCAGCAGTCAGAAACAGAGCTGCTGCGCCAGCGCGAGAAAATCACCCGCAGCCTGGATGCGCTGGAGGGGTATGCCGCTGACGGGACGCTGAAGGCCGACGAGACGAACCTGGCGACCATCGCCGTGGCGTGCGCCATCGGCTATCTTAACTTCCGCCACGTCTCCCCGGGCTGGTGCGCCGCTCGCCCGCATCTGGTGAAGCTCGTCGATACCTTATTCCAGCGCGACAGCTTTGCCCGCACAGAACCGCCAAAGGCGTAA
- the selA gene encoding L-seryl-tRNA(Sec) selenium transferase, which produces MTTDHHPLYSQLPATDRLLRDPAFSSLIARFGHSQLVGVLRKLLDEAREAIRECGALPDWCEDWAAAATDALSLAEKSPLCPVYNLTGTVLHTNLGRALQAEAAVEAVAQAMRSPVTLEYDLDDAGRGHRDRAVAELLCRLTGAEDACIVNNNAAAVLLMLAATAAGQEVVVSRGELVEIGGAFRIPDVMRQAGCLLREVGTTNRTHTQDYLDAINDNTALLMKVHTSNYSIEGFTKAVDETELVNIGNARGIPVMTDLGSGSLVDLSQYGLPKEPMPQALIAAGVSLVSFSGDKLLGGPQAGIIVGKRQLIAKLQQHPLKRALRADKMTLAALDATLRLYLHPEKLAQSLPTLRLLTRTPQTMQAPGERLRHALAGRYDAFSVQLEPCLSQIGSGSLPVDRLPSLALTLTPNDGRGGQLDALAEHWRSLPVPIIGRIYDGRLWLDLRCLEDESGFLENVLK; this is translated from the coding sequence ATGACAACCGATCATCACCCGCTGTACAGCCAGCTTCCTGCGACCGATCGCCTTTTGCGCGATCCGGCGTTTTCTTCCCTTATTGCGCGTTTTGGCCACAGCCAGCTGGTGGGCGTGCTGCGTAAGCTCCTTGATGAGGCGCGCGAGGCTATCCGCGAGTGCGGCGCGCTGCCTGACTGGTGCGAAGACTGGGCGGCGGCGGCGACAGACGCGCTGTCGCTGGCGGAAAAAAGCCCGCTTTGTCCGGTGTATAACCTGACCGGCACGGTGCTGCACACGAATCTGGGACGCGCCCTGCAGGCCGAGGCGGCGGTAGAGGCCGTCGCACAGGCCATGCGTTCGCCGGTGACGCTCGAATACGACCTGGACGACGCCGGACGCGGCCATCGCGACCGCGCGGTGGCGGAACTGCTCTGCCGCCTGACCGGCGCGGAAGATGCCTGTATCGTTAATAACAACGCGGCGGCGGTCCTGCTGATGCTGGCGGCGACGGCCGCGGGGCAGGAAGTGGTGGTGTCCCGCGGCGAGCTGGTGGAGATCGGCGGCGCGTTTCGGATTCCGGACGTGATGCGCCAGGCGGGCTGTCTCCTGCGTGAAGTGGGTACCACAAACCGCACGCATACCCAGGACTATCTTGACGCGATAAATGACAATACCGCGCTGCTGATGAAGGTGCATACCAGTAATTACAGCATCGAAGGGTTTACCAAAGCGGTAGATGAAACGGAGCTGGTGAATATCGGCAATGCGCGCGGTATCCCGGTGATGACCGATTTGGGCAGCGGCTCGCTGGTGGATTTAAGCCAGTACGGTTTGCCGAAAGAACCCATGCCGCAGGCGCTTATCGCCGCGGGCGTGAGCCTGGTGAGCTTTTCCGGCGACAAGCTGCTGGGCGGCCCGCAGGCGGGTATTATCGTCGGTAAACGCCAGCTTATCGCGAAACTGCAGCAGCACCCGCTTAAGCGAGCGCTGCGGGCGGACAAAATGACCCTCGCGGCGCTGGACGCCACATTACGGCTGTACCTGCATCCGGAGAAGCTTGCGCAAAGCCTGCCGACGCTGCGGCTGCTGACCCGTACGCCGCAGACAATGCAGGCGCCGGGGGAACGCCTCCGGCATGCGCTGGCCGGGCGGTATGACGCTTTTAGCGTCCAGCTTGAGCCCTGCCTGTCGCAGATCGGCAGCGGGTCGTTGCCCGTCGACAGGCTGCCGTCGCTGGCGCTGACGCTGACGCCCAATGACGGACGAGGCGGCCAGCTTGACGCGCTGGCGGAACACTGGCGCAGCCTGCCTGTTCCGATCATTGGCCGTATTTATGACGGTCGCCTATGGTTGGATCTGCGCTGCCTTGAGGATGAATCCGGCTTTCTGGAGAACGTGCTGAAATGA
- the selB gene encoding selenocysteine-specific translation elongation factor has translation MIIATAGHVDHGKTTLLQAITGVNADRLPEEKSRGMTIDLGYAYWPQPDGRVLGFIDVPGHEKFLANMLAGVGGIDHALLVVACDDGVMAQTREHLAILQLTGRPTLTVALTKADRVEPERVEIVRQQVDAVVRELGFGAATVFVTAATQGQGIDALRAHLLQLSERERPQHQRFRLAIDRAFTVKGAGLVVTGTALSGEVRAGDTLWLTGVDKPMRVRGLHAQNQPVEQARGGQRIALNITGDAEKEGVSRGDWLLAERPAGPSERVIVELNAAAALSQWQPLHIHHAASHITGRVSLLEGQLAELVLDSPLWLADNDRLVLRDISARTTLAGARVVTLDPPRRGKRKPEYLQWLAALAAADSDAAALNVHLQRDAMRQAAFAWARQLTDAGLERLIPPTVIRAGGCLLSAGLAVRWQRKLLDALAVYHDQHRDEPGPGRERLRRIALPMEDEALVLTLIEQLRESGVIGSHHGWLHLPDHKAGFTEEQSAVWEKAQPLFADEPWWVRDLAKETATDEAVMRATLRQAAQQGLITAIVKDRYYRNDRIVTFAQLIRELDQARGSTCAADFRDRLDVGRKLAIQILEYFDRIGFTRRRGNDHLLRDEMLFR, from the coding sequence ATGATTATTGCCACCGCAGGACATGTGGACCACGGTAAAACAACGCTGCTTCAGGCGATAACCGGCGTCAATGCCGATCGCCTGCCGGAGGAGAAGTCCCGCGGTATGACTATCGACCTGGGATACGCCTACTGGCCGCAGCCGGACGGCCGCGTGCTGGGGTTTATCGACGTGCCCGGGCATGAAAAGTTTCTCGCTAATATGCTCGCCGGGGTGGGTGGGATCGACCACGCTCTGCTGGTGGTCGCCTGCGACGATGGCGTGATGGCGCAAACCCGCGAGCATCTGGCGATATTACAGCTGACCGGCAGACCGACCCTGACCGTTGCGCTGACCAAGGCCGATCGCGTAGAGCCCGAACGGGTGGAGATTGTGCGCCAGCAGGTCGACGCCGTGGTACGGGAGCTGGGTTTTGGCGCGGCGACGGTGTTTGTCACTGCGGCCACGCAGGGGCAGGGGATCGACGCGCTGCGTGCGCATTTGCTGCAGCTGTCGGAGCGTGAACGGCCGCAGCATCAGCGGTTCCGTCTGGCGATTGACCGTGCGTTCACCGTCAAAGGGGCGGGGCTGGTGGTCACCGGCACGGCGCTGTCGGGCGAGGTGCGGGCGGGCGATACCCTGTGGCTGACCGGCGTCGACAAACCGATGCGCGTGCGCGGTCTGCACGCGCAGAATCAGCCCGTTGAGCAGGCGCGCGGCGGGCAGCGTATTGCGCTGAATATTACCGGAGATGCTGAAAAAGAGGGGGTAAGTCGCGGCGACTGGCTGCTGGCGGAACGGCCTGCCGGGCCCAGCGAGCGGGTGATTGTTGAGCTTAACGCCGCCGCTGCCCTGAGCCAGTGGCAGCCGCTGCATATCCACCATGCCGCCAGCCATATCACCGGTCGGGTATCGCTGCTGGAAGGCCAACTGGCGGAGCTGGTGCTGGATTCGCCGCTGTGGCTGGCGGATAACGACCGCCTGGTGCTGCGCGATATATCTGCGCGTACTACCCTGGCCGGCGCCCGGGTGGTCACGCTTGATCCGCCGCGTCGCGGCAAGCGCAAACCGGAATACCTGCAGTGGCTGGCGGCGCTGGCGGCAGCGGATTCGGACGCGGCGGCGCTGAATGTACACCTGCAGCGTGACGCGATGCGCCAGGCCGCTTTCGCCTGGGCGCGCCAGCTGACCGATGCCGGGCTTGAACGCCTGATCCCGCCCACGGTGATTCGCGCCGGAGGCTGTTTGCTCAGCGCCGGGCTGGCGGTCCGCTGGCAGCGTAAGCTGCTGGACGCGCTGGCGGTATATCACGATCAGCATCGCGATGAGCCTGGTCCCGGACGCGAGCGTTTACGGCGTATCGCCCTGCCGATGGAAGATGAAGCGCTGGTGCTGACGCTGATTGAGCAACTGCGCGAAAGCGGCGTTATCGGCAGTCATCACGGCTGGCTGCATCTGCCCGACCATAAAGCCGGGTTTACCGAAGAGCAGTCGGCCGTCTGGGAGAAAGCCCAGCCGCTGTTTGCCGATGAGCCCTGGTGGGTGCGAGACCTGGCGAAAGAGACTGCGACCGATGAAGCGGTGATGCGCGCGACGCTACGGCAGGCCGCGCAGCAGGGGCTGATTACGGCGATCGTTAAGGATCGTTATTACCGCAACGATCGGATTGTGACCTTTGCGCAGCTGATCCGCGAGCTGGATCAGGCGCGCGGTTCGACCTGTGCCGCCGACTTTCGCGACAGGCTTGACGTCGGGCGCAAGCTGGCGATTCAGATTCTCGAATATTTCGACCGAATCGGTTTTACCCGCCGCCGGGGGAACGACCACCTGCTGCGAGACGAGATGCTGTTTCGTTAG
- a CDS encoding LysR family transcriptional regulator: MNKLQLKPRDLKIISLISATKSISQTAVILGMAQANVSKYLSDFESKIGLKVFERTTRSLALTPFGESLMPYVDATLNDARKLVNFIADYKQEKSGQVSIYAPVGIISYLSRSVIHQLTDIGDISIKLKTCNLDREAFYEGVEFPDDCDVLITYTKPKDESLIASRITQYSVTAFASPEYLSKNPIHSPSELENHSCILIDSMMIDDSNIWKFNTPGNNDVTDYKVSGKYICDNTQTALELARNGLGIVFAPEESLQKDIAENKLALCFPHQAEWWLDLVAIYRKREYQPWRVQYILDEILKIIHQQIEQAAHRPPAPDC, encoded by the coding sequence ATGAATAAGCTACAGCTTAAACCCAGGGATTTAAAGATTATATCACTCATTTCCGCCACCAAAAGCATCAGCCAGACGGCGGTGATCCTCGGTATGGCGCAAGCAAACGTCAGCAAATATCTTTCTGATTTTGAATCTAAAATAGGTCTCAAGGTGTTTGAACGCACCACCCGCAGCCTGGCCCTGACGCCGTTCGGCGAATCGCTGATGCCCTACGTGGACGCGACCCTGAATGACGCCAGAAAATTAGTTAATTTCATTGCTGATTATAAGCAGGAAAAAAGTGGTCAGGTATCAATTTATGCTCCGGTAGGGATTATCTCCTATCTGTCGCGCAGCGTGATTCATCAGCTAACGGATATTGGTGATATCAGCATAAAGCTGAAGACCTGTAATCTCGATCGCGAGGCCTTTTATGAAGGTGTTGAATTCCCAGATGATTGCGACGTGCTTATTACCTATACCAAACCTAAAGATGAATCGCTAATTGCCAGCAGAATTACACAGTATTCGGTCACCGCGTTCGCCAGCCCGGAATATCTCAGTAAAAATCCTATTCATTCTCCCAGTGAACTGGAAAACCACTCCTGTATTCTGATTGATTCCATGATGATTGATGATTCAAATATCTGGAAGTTTAATACCCCCGGAAATAACGATGTCACAGACTATAAAGTCTCAGGAAAATACATTTGCGACAACACGCAAACGGCGCTGGAGCTGGCGCGTAACGGTCTGGGCATCGTCTTTGCCCCGGAGGAAAGCCTGCAGAAAGATATCGCGGAAAATAAGCTGGCGCTCTGCTTCCCGCATCAGGCCGAGTGGTGGCTGGATCTGGTGGCTATCTACCGCAAACGCGAATATCAGCCGTGGCGGGTACAGTACATTCTTGATGAAATTCTGAAAATCATTCACCAGCAGATAGAGCAGGCGGCCCACCGTCCGCCTGCTCCTGACTGCTAA
- a CDS encoding winged helix-turn-helix domain-containing protein, with translation MKTAFLINDTILFVPEQYSLYRREAYPAGRITLHAPASDCLLLLVQYAQEPVTQKMLFEQVWEKRGTVVSTNTLYQSIASVRKGLKAAGLNEEAILTLPKQGFKCVAKITPGELQDFILTFAENAEPLAETAHRPARVLHRQALRPLRGPRFRSRLYLLLAIVLVLIVGEYHWLRASPSPVYAEYTYAGKVENCQVYSSWSGTQYSIAVFNELRLRSPISCATESIAWLTIDRFQQGTSILLCDKDIAQSDAQCRSWLYREKGDEK, from the coding sequence ATGAAAACCGCGTTTCTCATCAATGACACAATTTTGTTCGTCCCGGAGCAATACAGCCTGTATCGCCGCGAAGCTTACCCTGCGGGGCGCATCACGCTGCACGCCCCGGCCAGCGACTGCCTGCTGCTGCTGGTTCAGTATGCCCAGGAGCCGGTAACGCAAAAGATGTTATTTGAACAGGTATGGGAAAAGCGCGGCACCGTCGTGTCGACCAATACGCTTTATCAGAGCATTGCCTCGGTACGTAAAGGGCTTAAGGCCGCCGGGCTAAACGAAGAAGCGATTCTGACGCTGCCCAAGCAGGGATTCAAATGCGTGGCGAAGATAACGCCCGGCGAATTACAGGATTTTATTCTTACTTTTGCAGAAAATGCAGAACCCCTTGCCGAAACCGCGCATCGGCCCGCGAGGGTATTACACCGCCAGGCGCTAAGGCCGCTGCGCGGGCCGCGATTCCGTTCACGGCTCTATTTGCTGCTGGCCATCGTGCTGGTGCTTATTGTTGGGGAATACCATTGGCTGCGCGCATCGCCGTCCCCGGTTTATGCGGAGTACACTTACGCAGGTAAAGTGGAAAATTGCCAGGTTTATTCCTCCTGGTCCGGCACACAGTACAGCATCGCCGTTTTCAATGAGTTGCGCTTGCGCTCGCCAATAAGCTGCGCAACGGAATCCATCGCCTGGCTGACAATAGATCGTTTTCAGCAAGGCACTTCCATTTTGCTTTGTGATAAGGATATTGCGCAAAGTGACGCACAGTGCCGTTCGTGGCTGTACCGGGAGAAAGGCGATGAGAAATAA
- a CDS encoding winged helix-turn-helix domain-containing protein has translation MEYQLYGFMIGTEIHFDIHNQRVYRLPSRHADKSIVFVTIAFNKTMLQLFLYLLMHGRKRAVSKDELMQKIWEENNLSCSSQRVWQVVNNLTKKLVMLGLPIDFITNIKGSGYRVNYESITPVYCKGDELPQCV, from the coding sequence ATGGAATATCAGCTGTATGGATTTATGATTGGAACAGAGATTCATTTCGACATTCATAATCAACGGGTCTATCGCCTGCCATCTCGCCATGCCGATAAAAGCATCGTGTTCGTCACCATTGCGTTTAACAAAACGATGCTACAGCTTTTTCTCTATCTTCTGATGCACGGACGGAAACGTGCAGTGAGCAAAGATGAGTTGATGCAAAAAATTTGGGAAGAAAATAACCTCAGCTGTTCCTCACAGCGCGTGTGGCAGGTAGTGAATAATCTGACCAAAAAACTGGTAATGCTGGGTTTACCCATCGATTTCATTACCAATATTAAAGGTAGTGGCTACAGAGTTAACTATGAAAGTATTACGCCTGTGTATTGCAAGGGTGATGAGTTACCACAATGTGTATAA
- a CDS encoding methyl-accepting chemotaxis protein codes for MIVILLTSILGLKNIQDKVTKGALSVQLINALFDTRLNRTYYQYTSEARYLQKNGEAVDRMMVILNELKAMSWSGKGQQLLLDTEEAVSNYIRDRAPFNDAVGKRYQQSQLLNSERLIGESRVFDGLSENGALSAEQKLQAAQLGFILNDIDSMLTDFKTTPTPQALAGAKARLEEGMARTKLLLPALSDKERATGNSVIVALSGFISALEPYRSAWLAVDGASVTLLARANELTQAINTLHEFQEQTVESIVVSVEWQMQLVALIGIIIGIVLACVITRAITRPLNATLLMAENIAQGDLTQTLESQRQDEIGKLMQAMSLMNRNLKNIIHDVREGIASVARSSTEIAAGNVDLSSRTEQQAAAVVETAASMEELTSTVALNAENAGQARRLSEQAAQKAAQGCQVSQSVIETMRNVQGSAHRISEITTVINGIAFQTNILALNAAVEAARAGEQGKGFAVVAGEVRNLASRSAQSAKEIESLIQESVGYVDTGFRLVEQAGSAMADIETSVAQVRDIMSEIASATDEQSRGITQIAQAMSEMDTTTQQNAALVEESSAAANSLEEQALKLEEAVSVFRVSDDTLLTPGSALHRPTPGAAAKAPVKRQEEGWTTF; via the coding sequence ATGATTGTCATCCTGTTAACCAGTATTCTGGGGTTGAAGAATATTCAGGATAAGGTCACCAAAGGAGCATTAAGCGTACAGCTAATTAATGCGCTTTTCGATACGCGTTTAAACCGAACATACTATCAGTACACCAGCGAAGCTCGTTATCTGCAGAAAAATGGCGAAGCGGTCGATCGCATGATGGTCATCCTTAACGAGCTTAAAGCGATGAGCTGGTCGGGAAAAGGCCAGCAGCTGTTGCTCGATACCGAAGAGGCGGTAAGCAACTATATCCGCGACCGCGCGCCGTTCAACGATGCCGTTGGCAAACGGTATCAGCAGAGCCAGCTGCTTAATTCGGAGCGCCTCATTGGCGAATCCCGTGTTTTTGACGGTTTAAGTGAAAACGGCGCGCTGTCCGCTGAGCAAAAGCTGCAGGCGGCGCAGCTGGGATTTATTCTCAATGATATTGATTCCATGCTGACGGACTTTAAAACGACCCCCACGCCGCAGGCGTTGGCCGGAGCGAAAGCGAGGCTGGAAGAGGGGATGGCGCGAACAAAACTGCTGCTACCGGCGCTGTCGGATAAAGAGCGCGCGACGGGGAATAGCGTTATCGTCGCGCTGAGCGGTTTTATCAGCGCCCTTGAGCCCTACCGTAGCGCCTGGCTTGCGGTGGACGGCGCTTCGGTAACGCTGCTGGCAAGAGCCAATGAGCTGACCCAGGCGATTAACACGCTGCATGAGTTTCAGGAGCAGACTGTCGAAAGCATTGTGGTCTCGGTGGAATGGCAGATGCAGCTGGTTGCGCTGATCGGCATCATCATCGGCATTGTGCTGGCCTGTGTCATTACGCGGGCGATTACCCGGCCGCTGAACGCAACGCTGCTGATGGCGGAAAATATTGCGCAGGGCGATCTGACCCAAACCCTGGAAAGCCAGCGTCAGGATGAGATTGGCAAGCTGATGCAGGCCATGTCGCTAATGAATCGCAACCTGAAGAATATTATTCATGATGTCCGCGAGGGCATCGCGAGCGTGGCGCGCTCTTCGACGGAGATTGCCGCCGGGAACGTTGATTTGTCGTCGCGAACGGAACAGCAGGCGGCAGCGGTGGTGGAAACGGCGGCGAGCATGGAAGAGCTGACGTCAACGGTGGCGCTGAACGCGGAAAACGCCGGTCAGGCGCGTCGGCTGTCCGAGCAGGCGGCGCAAAAGGCCGCGCAGGGCTGTCAGGTATCGCAGTCGGTGATTGAAACGATGCGCAACGTACAGGGAAGCGCACACCGTATTTCGGAGATTACGACCGTCATCAACGGTATTGCCTTTCAGACCAACATTCTGGCGCTCAACGCCGCCGTTGAGGCCGCCCGGGCGGGTGAGCAGGGGAAAGGGTTCGCCGTGGTGGCAGGCGAAGTTCGCAACCTGGCAAGCCGCAGCGCGCAGTCGGCAAAAGAGATTGAGAGCCTGATTCAGGAGTCGGTCGGCTATGTGGATACCGGATTCCGGCTGGTAGAACAGGCGGGCAGCGCGATGGCGGATATTGAAACCTCGGTAGCCCAGGTGCGCGACATCATGAGTGAAATCGCCTCCGCAACCGACGAACAGAGCCGGGGCATTACCCAGATTGCTCAGGCGATGTCGGAAATGGACACCACCACGCAGCAAAACGCGGCGCTGGTGGAGGAATCTTCGGCGGCGGCCAACAGCCTGGAAGAGCAGGCGCTGAAGCTGGAAGAAGCGGTGTCGGTATTCCGGGTGTCCGACGATACGCTGCTGACGCCAGGTTCAGCGCTCCATCGGCCGACGCCGGGCGCGGCGGCGAAAGCGCCGGTTAAGCGTCAGGAAGAGGGCTGGACTACGTTCTGA
- the araD gene encoding L-ribulose-5-phosphate 4-epimerase: MLEQLKADVLAANLALPAHQLVTFTWGNVSAIDRESHLVVIKPSGVDYEVMTADDMVVVDLASGKVVEGDKKPSSDTPTHLALYRRFAGIGGIVHTHSRHATIWSQAGRDLPAWGTTHADYFYGAIPCTRRMTSAEIHGEYERETGEVIIETFAQRDIDPLQIPAVLVHSHGPFAWGANAADAVHNAVVLEECAYMGLFSHQLTPQLPDMQADLLDKHYLRKHGKHAYYGQ, encoded by the coding sequence ATGTTAGAACAACTCAAAGCCGACGTGCTGGCGGCAAACCTGGCCCTGCCGGCGCATCAGCTGGTGACCTTCACCTGGGGCAACGTCAGCGCCATCGATCGCGAAAGCCATCTCGTGGTGATTAAGCCTTCCGGCGTAGACTATGAGGTAATGACCGCCGACGATATGGTGGTCGTCGACCTTGCCAGCGGTAAGGTTGTGGAGGGTGACAAAAAGCCCTCTTCCGATACGCCCACGCACCTGGCGCTGTATCGCCGTTTTGCCGGAATCGGCGGCATTGTACACACGCACTCCCGCCACGCGACTATCTGGTCGCAGGCCGGACGCGATCTCCCCGCCTGGGGCACCACGCATGCTGATTATTTCTACGGCGCTATTCCCTGCACGCGGCGGATGACCTCTGCGGAAATTCACGGCGAGTATGAGCGGGAAACCGGCGAGGTCATTATCGAAACCTTTGCGCAGCGCGATATCGACCCGCTGCAAATCCCGGCCGTGCTGGTGCATTCCCACGGGCCTTTCGCCTGGGGCGCGAATGCCGCCGACGCCGTTCACAATGCCGTGGTGCTGGAAGAGTGCGCCTATATGGGGCTGTTTTCCCACCAGCTGACGCCGCAGCTGCCGGATATGCAGGCAGACCTGCTGGATAAACACTATCTGCGCAAACACGGCAAGCACGCCTATTACGGACAGTAA